In the Pyrolobus fumarii 1A genome, one interval contains:
- a CDS encoding radical SAM protein, whose translation MLDEKEIREAQSDGHARREPRPCGMTIHTGIGCKFGCVYCYVPDMGFPMKPRPYPLNGLQLVYALLSNPFFVPGPYGTLLAFGSVTEPFMEETVERALEYLEATSRYLRNPIQLSTKAYIDESLATEIHQRVEPHADFLVTIITLRLWKRLEPNTPPPEKRFETISNLSKIGIHVTLFLRPIIPGVTDKEVPEILARAKAAGAAGVVPGSLRVTPGILHRLKLAGIDTRIIEARLPRRPRSRRDQVTIKERDLKRMVEAYAAKVGLRVYPSSCSANVDSHGISCYACKWGPCGNPHDLPEVTRDGIEELGELLGLEVVDVRVGQSVVRVSFRGRVDDKRLRVMKNWVEALTKRAFVRA comes from the coding sequence ATGCTAGACGAGAAGGAGATACGCGAGGCTCAGAGCGATGGACACGCTAGACGCGAACCTCGACCCTGCGGCATGACGATACACACTGGTATAGGGTGCAAGTTTGGCTGCGTATACTGCTATGTGCCGGATATGGGTTTCCCGATGAAGCCCCGACCATATCCTCTGAATGGTCTACAGCTTGTCTACGCGTTGTTGTCCAATCCGTTCTTCGTGCCAGGGCCTTACGGCACACTACTAGCATTCGGTTCTGTGACCGAACCGTTCATGGAGGAGACTGTTGAAAGAGCATTGGAGTACCTGGAGGCCACCTCTAGGTACCTGCGCAATCCCATTCAGCTATCCACCAAGGCATACATCGATGAAAGCCTTGCAACTGAGATACATCAACGTGTAGAGCCTCACGCTGACTTCCTAGTCACTATAATAACACTGCGTTTATGGAAGCGGCTTGAGCCCAACACGCCCCCACCCGAGAAGCGCTTCGAGACTATATCTAACCTCTCTAAGATAGGGATCCATGTGACACTATTCCTGAGGCCCATTATACCCGGCGTTACCGACAAAGAGGTTCCCGAGATACTAGCCAGGGCCAAGGCTGCTGGCGCCGCGGGTGTAGTGCCAGGCTCTTTGCGAGTCACTCCAGGCATACTACACAGGCTTAAACTAGCCGGGATAGACACGCGCATAATTGAGGCAAGACTTCCTCGAAGACCACGCAGTCGACGAGACCAGGTGACGATAAAGGAGCGTGACTTGAAACGAATGGTTGAGGCCTATGCTGCTAAAGTCGGTCTGCGCGTCTATCCATCATCCTGCTCTGCCAACGTAGATTCACATGGCATTTCGTGCTACGCTTGTAAATGGGGGCCGTGCGGCAATCCCCACGATTTACCGGAGGTAACTAGAGATGGTATCGAAGAGCTTGGAGAACTTCTTGGTCTTGAGGTGGTCGATGTTAGAGTCGGGCAGAGCGTTGTACGGGTCTCGTTCCGAGGGCGCGTCGATGATAAGAGACTACGGGTGATGAAGAATTGGGTTGAGGCTCTCACTAAGCGCGCATTTGTAAGAGCTTAG
- a CDS encoding LysE family transporter has translation MTGRGNGDGLRSLAIKTLLISPSGALSPGPLSISAIALGARLGLAGGLAVALGHMLFELPYVALLTKGFERVESIVRRYEKYLIVSVVVFLVYFSAMLLRDALDILRSFQVGGIQGLTAANMFEAVLTGIILTGGNAYFLLWWVTVALPIVRETARHGTTGFAVMYGAHVWMDYLWLGLLAASGGVARILGVIPYAALLIILAGLLLLFAADMMLRTFTSKRVLPF, from the coding sequence TTGACAGGTAGGGGTAACGGCGACGGTCTACGCAGTCTGGCCATCAAGACACTGCTAATCTCGCCATCGGGTGCGCTTAGCCCCGGGCCTCTATCCATCTCAGCTATAGCGCTTGGGGCAAGACTCGGTCTTGCAGGTGGACTAGCTGTTGCACTGGGACACATGCTATTCGAGCTACCTTATGTAGCGTTGCTAACCAAGGGTTTCGAGAGAGTTGAGAGCATAGTGCGTAGGTATGAAAAATACCTCATTGTAAGTGTTGTTGTGTTCCTGGTCTATTTCTCAGCTATGCTGTTGCGAGACGCTCTGGATATACTAAGGAGTTTTCAAGTAGGTGGGATTCAGGGGCTAACAGCTGCAAATATGTTCGAAGCCGTGCTAACGGGCATCATACTAACTGGTGGCAACGCGTACTTCCTCCTATGGTGGGTTACTGTAGCACTGCCAATAGTACGCGAGACGGCGAGGCATGGCACGACCGGCTTTGCAGTAATGTACGGAGCGCACGTGTGGATGGACTACCTGTGGCTTGGTTTGCTTGCTGCAAGTGGCGGCGTGGCGAGGATATTAGGCGTAATCCCTTACGCCGCACTGCTAATCATACTTGCAGGACTACTACTGTTATTCGCGGCTGACATGATGCTCCGCACGTTTACGTCAAAACGTGTGCTGCCATTCTAG
- the cysS gene encoding cysteine--tRNA ligase: protein MGFELPRIKVLNTLGRRLEDFEPFKPGLVRMYVCGPTVYDYTHLGHARTYVAFDAIKRYLRLRGYNVIHVQNITDIDDKIINRAREEGVDWREIVERYTRDYMEMLEKLKINVDLHPRVTHHIKEIIEFIQVLIEKGHAYVSPSGSVYFDVTTYPEYGELSGHKSPEAWRQEEEHLREKKHPFDFALWKACKPGEPCWDSPWGKGRPGWHIECSVMSSKYLGDQFEIHGGGQDLIFPHHENERAQSEARFGKRPWVKYWLHTGYLTVRGEKMSKSLGNIIPVKEALSKWGPETLRLWLLSAHYRTPLDFNEESLEQYKRQLKRIRSTIELTGRLLRETEPSYHLDDKEVALVQRVLGYWHEFHKAMSNDFNTAKALAAINKLVSFVNSELSSKPIYTALTLAYRAFREFNEVFAIADDIITGVAPAEVQLVDRLVDLIVEVRAKLRKRKDYELADWIRAELGQLGIRLLDYGEKTVWRKES, encoded by the coding sequence TTGGGCTTCGAGCTTCCAAGGATAAAAGTGCTCAATACTCTAGGTAGGCGGCTTGAAGACTTTGAACCATTCAAGCCGGGCCTTGTGCGTATGTACGTGTGTGGACCAACGGTCTATGACTATACGCACCTTGGGCATGCGCGGACGTATGTAGCCTTTGACGCGATAAAGAGGTATTTACGTCTTCGAGGCTATAATGTGATACATGTGCAGAACATTACCGACATTGACGACAAGATAATCAACAGGGCTCGTGAGGAGGGTGTAGACTGGCGCGAGATAGTCGAGAGATACACACGAGACTATATGGAGATGCTAGAGAAACTAAAAATAAACGTTGACTTACACCCTCGCGTCACACACCACATCAAGGAGATTATCGAGTTTATACAGGTACTGATAGAGAAGGGTCATGCCTATGTATCGCCAAGCGGTAGTGTATACTTTGACGTCACAACGTACCCCGAGTACGGAGAGTTAAGTGGGCATAAGAGTCCAGAAGCTTGGAGACAAGAGGAGGAGCATCTCAGGGAGAAGAAGCACCCATTCGACTTTGCGCTCTGGAAGGCGTGTAAACCCGGCGAGCCATGCTGGGACTCGCCATGGGGCAAGGGGAGACCTGGATGGCACATAGAGTGTAGTGTCATGTCCTCAAAATACCTTGGAGACCAGTTCGAGATACACGGTGGCGGTCAAGATCTCATATTCCCGCATCATGAGAACGAGAGGGCACAGAGCGAGGCGCGATTCGGTAAGAGGCCTTGGGTCAAGTACTGGCTTCACACTGGGTACCTCACTGTACGCGGCGAGAAGATGAGCAAGAGTCTCGGCAACATAATCCCGGTGAAGGAGGCTCTCTCGAAATGGGGTCCAGAGACTCTACGTCTATGGCTCCTAAGTGCGCATTACCGTACGCCGCTCGACTTTAACGAGGAATCTCTCGAGCAATACAAACGCCAGTTGAAGAGAATACGATCAACCATAGAGTTGACCGGAAGGTTGCTTCGTGAAACCGAGCCTAGCTACCACCTTGACGATAAGGAGGTGGCGCTTGTACAGAGAGTCCTGGGCTATTGGCACGAGTTCCACAAAGCTATGAGCAATGATTTCAACACGGCAAAGGCGCTAGCCGCGATAAACAAGCTTGTCTCGTTTGTGAATAGCGAGCTAAGCTCGAAGCCGATATACACGGCGCTCACTCTAGCTTATCGTGCCTTCCGCGAGTTCAACGAGGTATTCGCGATAGCCGATGACATAATCACTGGCGTGGCGCCAGCCGAAGTGCAGCTAGTTGATAGGCTTGTTGACCTGATAGTAGAGGTGAGGGCTAAGCTAAGGAAAAGGAAGGACTACGAGCTTGCTGATTGGATACGCGCTGAGCTAGGACAACTGGGCATAAGGCTACTAGACTATGGCGAGAAGACGGTATGGCGTAAGGAGAGTTAA
- a CDS encoding SAM-dependent methyltransferase: MNYKGSVVASVPWVPTNDEVIEKLIEVLKEHTMKLGRGLFVDIGCGDGRVAIAVAQRLGLPTLCVEVKAELAARARRNVERAGVGHLVDVLQGDFFTFDFSRAKYVYMYLLLSVNTKLEPKLRTELNKGTLVITLDFPIPGWKSVKQIELDHRSWQRRLYVYLKGVSDDHTPALT, encoded by the coding sequence GTGAACTACAAGGGCTCAGTCGTAGCTAGCGTCCCGTGGGTTCCCACAAACGACGAGGTTATTGAGAAGCTTATAGAGGTTCTCAAAGAGCATACAATGAAGCTAGGACGCGGCCTCTTTGTCGACATTGGCTGCGGCGACGGCAGAGTAGCTATCGCTGTAGCGCAGAGACTAGGTCTACCCACATTATGTGTAGAGGTAAAGGCGGAGCTTGCCGCGCGGGCTAGACGCAATGTTGAGCGCGCGGGTGTAGGCCATTTAGTAGATGTTCTTCAAGGCGACTTCTTCACATTCGATTTCTCTCGCGCCAAGTATGTCTATATGTACCTGCTGCTCTCGGTGAACACAAAACTCGAGCCAAAGTTGAGAACCGAGCTCAACAAAGGAACCCTGGTAATCACCCTTGATTTCCCGATACCAGGGTGGAAGAGTGTAAAGCAAATAGAACTCGACCATAGAAGCTGGCAACGACGTCTCTACGTGTATCTAAAAGGAGTGTCCGATGATCATACCCCTGCTTTAACCTAG
- a CDS encoding TIGR00304 family membrane protein: protein MASPEQVEVFNPWGSTLVTLGFLLIFLGVALVMIGFLLNIWSFGQQRVEGGRTEGGAVIIIGPFPIILASSERVAKTLLLLSIVLVILLIVLFFALPMLLRRVATPG, encoded by the coding sequence GTGGCGAGCCCCGAGCAGGTGGAAGTCTTTAACCCCTGGGGTAGCACGCTCGTGACTCTCGGTTTCCTGCTCATATTCTTGGGCGTAGCGTTAGTGATGATAGGCTTCTTGTTGAACATCTGGAGTTTTGGGCAGCAGCGGGTTGAAGGTGGTAGGACAGAGGGTGGTGCGGTTATAATCATAGGCCCCTTCCCAATCATACTTGCTAGCAGCGAGAGGGTCGCGAAAACGTTGCTACTGTTATCTATAGTCCTGGTCATCCTGCTCATAGTACTCTTCTTTGCGCTGCCCATGCTTCTTAGGAGAGTTGCTACACCCGGCTAA
- a CDS encoding DUF2070 family protein encodes MSLRGKAVQLYNSLVRSPPRLLLAPLVAIHALLVILYPVLIVPEALVIVAYLLGFGLCSRHYMRRAAGVLLYATPYMILYAIVFALGLRPLVSAITAPFALLVSGLCGVKTAMIYVIIATVVSFPLGLIESLAAAASGIIAILVPMVALGLRGIEVARAAILAWADDNYEPLETVISGEERRVKWHALMFKRDDEKLVLIVPGVHYGPFRGAGSSHLPRMLMKYSRDKVIPLHGCGSHELNIVSRKEAEAYAQRLVKEALVATWHECKPLTPTLVNHKSGWNALAIGCVERPTVILWNRSGTEDIPCSTLEHLDDKLMIVDAHNVETESVDTRGLHEVVNSLLSKIEECKGSLRCCWRLVRVDNSVVDEAKMCDNWILVLKVLCDNNGVTMVIFPANNVDPLAARKYTEVLGSRTVLITIDDHSCAAVINEGVAPLKWSEKLAKILQENVKMCVPGDCRISYASGFDNLRVWGEHTIQEIRHLLERGVRAKALPLVIYVLFLIAALIGAVIRGVG; translated from the coding sequence TTGAGCCTCCGCGGTAAAGCAGTACAGTTATACAACAGCCTTGTACGTTCGCCACCAAGACTACTCCTTGCGCCTCTGGTAGCGATTCATGCTTTGTTAGTAATTCTTTATCCAGTGCTGATAGTGCCAGAGGCTCTCGTAATCGTAGCTTATCTTCTGGGCTTTGGGCTGTGCAGTAGACACTATATGCGAAGAGCGGCTGGTGTCCTGCTATACGCTACTCCCTATATGATCCTCTACGCGATCGTGTTTGCGCTCGGCTTACGCCCGCTGGTCAGTGCCATTACGGCCCCATTTGCTCTCCTAGTAAGCGGCTTATGTGGTGTAAAGACCGCAATGATCTATGTCATAATAGCGACAGTTGTAAGCTTTCCGCTGGGGCTTATAGAGTCTCTTGCCGCGGCGGCCTCCGGCATAATAGCAATTCTCGTGCCTATGGTAGCGTTGGGATTGCGAGGCATTGAAGTAGCGAGAGCAGCAATACTAGCCTGGGCCGACGATAACTATGAGCCACTTGAGACGGTGATTAGCGGCGAGGAGAGACGCGTAAAATGGCATGCCCTGATGTTCAAACGCGATGATGAAAAGCTAGTTCTTATCGTGCCGGGTGTCCACTACGGGCCATTCAGGGGCGCAGGCAGTAGTCACTTGCCGCGAATGTTGATGAAGTATAGCCGGGACAAAGTTATTCCTCTGCATGGATGCGGTAGCCACGAGTTAAACATCGTGTCAAGGAAAGAGGCAGAGGCGTATGCGCAGCGTCTAGTCAAGGAGGCTCTTGTAGCAACGTGGCACGAATGTAAACCCCTGACACCAACTCTAGTGAACCACAAGAGCGGTTGGAATGCATTAGCAATAGGTTGCGTTGAAAGACCGACAGTCATCCTATGGAATAGGAGCGGCACGGAGGATATACCGTGTTCAACCCTTGAGCATCTGGATGACAAGTTGATGATAGTCGATGCTCATAACGTTGAGACAGAGAGTGTCGATACACGCGGCTTACACGAGGTAGTCAATAGCCTCCTTTCTAAAATAGAGGAGTGTAAAGGGAGTCTTAGGTGCTGCTGGAGGCTGGTAAGAGTTGATAACTCGGTAGTAGATGAGGCCAAAATGTGCGACAACTGGATCCTAGTACTAAAGGTGCTATGCGACAATAACGGAGTTACCATGGTAATCTTCCCAGCTAACAACGTGGATCCGCTTGCAGCGAGAAAATACACGGAAGTGTTGGGTAGTAGAACGGTGCTGATAACCATTGATGATCATAGCTGTGCAGCAGTGATAAACGAAGGTGTTGCACCGCTTAAATGGAGCGAGAAACTCGCAAAAATACTCCAAGAGAACGTCAAGATGTGTGTTCCTGGCGATTGTAGAATTAGCTACGCTAGTGGCTTCGACAATCTACGAGTATGGGGTGAGCACACGATACAAGAGATACGCCATCTGCTCGAAAGAGGTGTACGGGCAAAGGCACTGCCCTTGGTGATCTATGTGCTTTTCTTGATAGCTGCTCTAATAGGGGCAGTTATTCGGGGTGTTGGTTAA